From the Chryseobacterium fluminis genome, the window TAACCGATATCGGGCAGAAGAAACCGCAAAACGAAACGGAATTCCATTTGATTTGTAATGAAAATAGTTCCTGTTATCTTTACGGTAATGGTGAATTAAATCTCCGGTTCCTACAGCAGTTTGGTCTTTTTCTGTGGAAACGGTCATATCCAGATTAATGAAATCTTTTTTGAATACTCCAGGAGTTTCTAATTTTTTTAATTCCGATTGTTTTCCCAGCTTAAATTCTGTTCGTTTTTCTTCATCTTCAATTTCACGACCTACCTGATATCCAAAAGCAGGATAATATCGGCTGATCCTTAAAAAGGATCCATCTTCTATAATAGAATTGAAAGAATCGTGACCATTCACAGCTGACCAATGATAAAAAAATTTAAAATCTAAACTGGCTTTTTCTCCCGGCTTTAAAGGTTGTTTTAAATTAATTTCAGTCACTTGCTGATCGATTTTTTTTACTTCAGAATCTGTGGTGAAATTCGCTGATTCTATTTGGAGACCGGGATTGAAATTAATCAGGACCTTTTCTATGGGTCTGTCAGTTTGATTGATCAGTTGATAGGCTCCATTTATCATGTAAGAACTTTCAGATGGATAAAGGTGTATTTCAGTGATCACATCTGTAACCGTCGGTTGTGCAAGATTTTTATAGTGCTTATAATTCTGTTCGTATTGGACTGATTGCATCATTTTTTCGTCCTCATTTTGAGGAATATGGCCTTCCATAAAAATATTCCCGGCAAAAAAACCAACAGATAATATAATGACGGTGAAAATGAGTTGTCGGGTATCCCATTTTTTTGTTTTGAGACAATTATTGATCAGCCAAAAACAAGCAATCATACTTAATCCGAATAACAATCTTTCTGCAAAAGCTAAGGCATAAGTTCCATATCCGTTAAAGTCACTGTAAACGCCCTTATAATCCGAAAATATTCCCAATAATGGATTGGAGATGATCTTTTTTGAAAGCGGGCCGGCGAGTGTAAAGCCTGCAAACACAGAAACTCCCAGCGCTATAAATCGATTTTTTATATTGTCATTGATCAACAGAATAAAGGTTGAGAAAAGGATCAGCGGAAAGGTGTTAAAAAGAACTGTTCCCAAATACGCATTCCAATCGATGTGAAAATAATTGTAAACAAACTGAAATATCAATCCTTCTGCAATTAAAATGGCAGTAAGAAAGAAAAATAACATACTGCTGGAAAGAAAATGTCCGTTCAGTTTGTTTTTAGAAAAACAGGTGCTTTTCTCGATCAGTAAAAATCCTGATGAATGGCTTCTCCAATACATATCATTAATAAAATAACTGGCAATCAGCATTCCCAGCAGATGAAAATTTTCCGAAATGGCGGTAGACATCAATCCTGAGCTTGCATATTGCTGGGGAAGACGAATTCCCTTTTCTATTTCAGCGTACATTTCCATTCCTACAAAAAATAAGAGCAATATTGAAACGGCTACAATCGTAATACTTTTAAAAAGATAAATAAGGTCGGTCTTTGCAAAAGATAAGACGGATTTTATATCAGAAATAAATCCAAAAGAAGATCTCGTGGTTGTAAAAGGTTCTGAATTTTTAGTAAAAGAAATACTCGGCACCTGGTTTTTGCTTTTACCTTTATTTTTCTTTTCGGAAAGCGGAGAAAATGAAAATATCCTGTAAGTTAATACCAAAAAGACGATCGGAATAATCATAAAAACGATTCTGTTCATCAGTAAGTATCCAGAAAATGGTACAGTCAATTCATTCTTTTGTTGAAATGTTAATGTTCTTGCTTCAAAAAAATAGGA encodes:
- a CDS encoding ABC transporter permease/M1 family aminopeptidase translates to MNVLFLFEVKRTIQRWPAYLIALILLSIGIFCGNQFNLTVGEGIYLNSPYTIGFMTGLLSLVIIFFAIIFALQVLFKDWDSKFDILIFSYPFSKRTYLYGKFLIFFLQTFISFIFLMIGFVIGQNLRTGSEIQTCFHCWHYLYPLLIFGGINCFFVCSFLFCLSFSTKKKLLVVVGGLFLYVLYMIILIFSNSPFVTGSLPQSLETQQLSALIDPFGISSYFFEARTLTFQQKNELTVPFSGYLLMNRIVFMIIPIVFLVLTYRIFSFSPLSEKKNKGKSKNQVPSISFTKNSEPFTTTRSSFGFISDIKSVLSFAKTDLIYLFKSITIVAVSILLLFFVGMEMYAEIEKGIRLPQQYASSGLMSTAISENFHLLGMLIASYFINDMYWRSHSSGFLLIEKSTCFSKNKLNGHFLSSSMLFFFLTAILIAEGLIFQFVYNYFHIDWNAYLGTVLFNTFPLILFSTFILLINDNIKNRFIALGVSVFAGFTLAGPLSKKIISNPLLGIFSDYKGVYSDFNGYGTYALAFAERLLFGLSMIACFWLINNCLKTKKWDTRQLIFTVIILSVGFFAGNIFMEGHIPQNEDEKMMQSVQYEQNYKHYKNLAQPTVTDVITEIHLYPSESSYMINGAYQLINQTDRPIEKVLINFNPGLQIESANFTTDSEVKKIDQQVTEINLKQPLKPGEKASLDFKFFYHWSAVNGHDSFNSIIEDGSFLRISRYYPAFGYQVGREIEDEEKRTEFKLGKQSELKKLETPGVFKKDFINLDMTVSTEKDQTAVGTGDLIHHYRKDNRNYFHYKSNGIPFRFAVSSARYRLKSIVYKGITFNIFYNKKHPENVDHLLENAKITLDYCTQNFRKYPFKTISFAEVSSFTKGFAATAYPSSIFMTEDVLFHANIHADQNQDVINELAGHELSHLWWGNSQIDPDNREGATMLTETLAMYTEMMLYKKMHGKEKMLEKLKAHQQIFDNEKGLSENQPLYKVSGENTHISYSKGAVVMVKVSELIGEDKVNKALKNFLLHNQYPKKPTSLDLLKEFYKVAPNEEVRKKVDNLFRST